From the genome of Candidatus Hydrogenedentota bacterium:
AGCGTTGTATGTTTTTGACGGTGCGAACGCGCTGCTCTTCGAAGGAACTACCCCGCTTGAAGGGGGAGAAGGAACCCACAATTCGTCGTTTACATGGCCTCTCGCGAATGTCAGCGACGGCGCCTATCGGGTTCGGCTCGTTGTCGTGCATGCCCGTGATGCGGACGTTGCCTGGCGCGAAGTCGTGCTCCAGAAATGCACCTATGGCCGGCTCGCGCAAGAGTGCGAGGACCTGTCCCGGACCATGACTGCGCTTGACGACAGCATGCAGCGCGCCCTCAACGCCGACGTTCCGACCTATAGCGTGGTTCGGGCCGCGATCGCGGCGGACGCCTTGCAACGCGCCGAAGAACTCTTGGAGCAAGGTGACTGGCCTCGGGCGTCAGCGCTGGCAGACTTTGCCCGGACGGCATCGGACTCGGCGCGAGCATTGATTACCTTTGCTCCTCTCCTGCCGGACGTCGAGGCGCCGGTCCGGCCCCCTTCACCTACCGCATTGGAAACACGCGACGGGACGTTCTATTCTTCGCAAGAGCCGGTCTTCTTGTTTGGCTTGCATGACTCTGCCATGGAGCCTCGTTCCCTTGCCGGGCTGAAGCGGTATGGCCTGAATTTCGCCGGTATCGACGCATCTCCTGCCGAACTCCTGCTGGATGCCCAAGTGAACCAGGAGTTGTTGTCACGGGTCGGAGAGTACCTTGCAACGGCAGACACGTCGGGGATCGGTGTTACCGTGGGATTGAGAACCGAAACGGCGCCTCCGTGGCTCAATGCCCATGCCGTCGATTCCGACAGTCCCTCGGGAAGCGGTGGACCGGCGCGCCCGCTTGACCCGGGCCAGGCGCGCGCCATTTGCGAGCGGCAGATCCAAGCGCTGGCCCCCGTCATCACAAAGCATCCTTCGGTGAATGGAATAAGCCTGGCTTACGAGCCGGGATTCCGTTGGGAGACCAAAGCCGTCCGGGAACAGTTTATCGAGGCCGTAGCGCGCAAGTATGAAGGGGACCGCCGCCTCGTCAATCGCGTGTGGCGGACCCGGCTGCGCTCCCTCGACGAGATCGAGATCATGTGGGATTACACCCGGGCGTCGTATCAATACGACTGGCAATCGTGGCACCAGCATATGGTCTCGAGCCACTTCGCGTGGCTCGCAGGATACGCGGACCAGTTTCTCCCGGGCATCCCCAAACAGGTAACGTTGCCAGACACCGTTTTCGAGCCCGGTGAGGCGCGAACCGGCATTGATCAGGAAATGCTGGCAGGTGTTGGCGCAGTTGCGGCATGTACCGCGGACTACGCGGCTGGCGCCCCGGCGTATGCGCTCCCGTTTCCCAGACCCGAGATCTTGTATCGTCTTCTTCGCTCGCTGGCTCCGGGGAAGCCGCTGGTTGTCCTCGATGCTGATTTCGACCTTGCTTCTATCCCCGATGAGGAAGGCGCCTCGCGCTACGTGCATTCGGCCATGTGGGAAGCCGCTATTGCGGGCGTGAATGGCTGCGCGGTGGCCCCGGGCAGCGTGTGGCAAAGCCCGGGAAGCCTGGAAGGGTTGGCCACCGCCTGCATCGACATCAACCGGCTGGGGGACATCGTAACGGCGTTTCAACGCGCGGACGCGCCCATAGCGGTGCTTTGGAGCATGTCCTCTAAAATCTACCGTGACGGTGACACGTTTCTGGATTCGGTGCAGCGCGTGTATGAAGGGTGCGCGTTCTTCGGTTTTCCCGTCCGGTTCATAACCGAAGACGAGTGTAATCCGGCCGGCCTTGAGAATGTGGTGGTGTTGGTCATGCCGGAGGTACCTGCTATCGCCGATGAAACCTTCCAGGCGCTCGACGCTTACGCACAGGCCGGCGGAACCGTCGTCCGCAGCGGCCGTCCCGCACCGTACACGCCCAACGGCGGTTCCCGGCACGAAGTCATTTCACAAACGGACCGCACCATCTTCATGAGAGCGTCCGACACGCCAACGGTCTACCTGCAGGCGCTGGATGCCGCCTACGAGTTCGGCATATTCCCGTCCATTCCCCGCACGACCAACAAGTACGGCTATCCCCTGGAAGGAGTCAAGAGCCGGTATACCGAGTGCGAGGGGCAGGAATACCTCTATGTGATCAATCTCAGAAAAGAACCGGTTCGAACATACCTCTTTGGGGGCTCGCGTCAGGGGCGCGACGTCATTCGAGGCCGCGATGTCCGGTTTCCAATAACCCTCGAGCCTCTCGACCCCATGCTGATCCGGCTCGAACCGCAGGCCTCCGCGCTGCCGGGTGGTGAAGGGAGCGCCGCCATGGCGGCCAGCGAGGCTTCTGAAACGCAAAACAACCCCCCGAGTGTGGAGCTGCAGCCGGCGGTCCCGCAAGCGCCTTGATATCCGTTCCGACGCGCGGCCTCGATGGTTTCGCAGGATTTATCTGAGCTCGCGAAGTGTTTACAGTGCGACAGTATTCGATGACGCCCTGACAGAGCACATGCCTTCACACACGGTTTGCCAGTCCAGTGCGGGATGTGATAACATTGTGTGCCGGAGGACGTTATAAAGCATGAACATCGTCCTATATCCAGACGAACCCCTGCAAGGAACAGCGGCTCTCGTCGAGGACTTCGGGCCGAAGCTCGAGATGCTCGCCGCCGACATGTTCAAGGCCATGTATGAAAACGAAGGCGTGGGTTTGGCTGCCCCCCAGGTGGGCATCCCCCAGCGCTTCTTCGTCTGCCATGACCCTGAATCCGAGCCCCTCTGCCTGGTGAATCCCGAAATCCTCGATATGGAAGGCAATGAGACCGTCGACGAGGGCTGCTTGAGTTTGCCGCAGATTTACGCCCCCGTGCAACGGGCCACCCGGATTCGTGTCCGGGCATCCGATCCTTCGGGCAACGCGCTCGATTTCGAGGCCCGCGACTTGCTGGCGCGAATCATCCAGCACGAAACAGACCACTTGTATGGGCGAATATTCCTGGACCGCGTAGATATTCTGACCCGGCAGGCCAAACTGAAGGAGTGGGAGGAACTGCGTCCTTCCTTGATATCCGCCGCGCCGCTTCAATAGGCGTGGTGAAGACGCATGCCGGTCATGCCCGGTGGGGCGGAAGTATATGCTGTCTGATACACCTGTCTTCGAGCAACTGATTGAAGCCTTCCGGCGCCTGCCCGGCATCGGAAAGAGGTCGGCCGAGCGGCTCGCGCTCCATATATTATCGGCGCCCGAGAACGAAGCGTTTATCTTGAGCGACGCCCTGCTGCAAGCCCGCAAACACATCGTGCGCTGTTCGATATGCTGCGATTTGTCCGACGGCGACCCCTGTGCCATATGTGCGAACGCCGGCCGCGACAACGGCGTGATTTGTGTGGTGGAACAGCCTTCGGGGGCAATGGCGATCGAGAAGGCCGGCACCTACAAGGGACTTTATCACGTGCTTCATGGCGCGCTCAATCCATTGGAAGGAATCGGCCCCGACGAACTCACGGTCGACAGGCTTCTGCGCCGCATCTCAAGCGGGGTTCGCGAAGTCATCGTCGCCACCAACGCCACCACCGAGGGCGAAGCGACAGCGCTGTACCTCTCCCGCATCATCGGGCAGCGTTTCGGCACGCCCGTAACGCGAATCGCGCACGGCGTCCCGATGGGAAGCGGCCTGGAATACGCGGATGACGCAACTCTCGCTCATGCTCTCGAGGGCCGCAAACGCGTATAACCCCTGCGGGGATGTGCTATTCCACAGTCTGTTCAGCTTGCGGAAGAGCCCGCTGACGAGCGGACCAGCTTGTCCAGACCCGAAATCGTGTATTCGCCAACGACTGACTTGCCCTCGAGGCGGCTGGCCCCGTTCAAGGCCGCGCCCTTGCTCTCCACCTCTTTCTTGCCTTGGGCTATGCCCATATCAAGGAAGAATTGCAGGCTTCCGGGAATGTCTTCTTCCACGTCGGGGCGGCAATCGATGCGGAGCGTCAAGGCCACATCCTGGGGACCGGTAAAATCCGCGAACACCCGCATTGAGGCCACGTTGGCGAACATGCCGACGAAGAACTCCGGGTTGTTCTTCCCGTCGGCCCCCACAAGCAATCTAAACGCCGACAACACAGCGAACGCGCCGCCGTCCCGGTTGTCCAGAACTGCCTCCACCGCATGGCCGCCCTCCAGTTCAAGCGGCCCGGCCACGGCGTATCCGGCCCACGTCTTCCCGGTGAGGTCCTGGGTCAGGCGATCGATACGCGTCTCGCCGCGTAACGTGAGCACTCCCCGTTTCTCGAGCACCATGCCTTCGTTGGCCCAGCGGACGGTCGGAACGGATTTCGAGATGTTCGCGCTGTTGACCGCATCGCGGATGACCGGTCCCAGACGCTGATCGTTCACAAATCCCGTTACGGCGGCAGAACCCTGGGGCACGTCAGGGGCGATCAGAATCGCCACCTCTTGTGGCAAAATCCGCCGCACAACCCAGCTGCTCGGGCGCTGGTCTTCCGGAAAGGCTGCTTCCAGCAGTGCCGTAAGGGTATCTTCCCCGCGACCCGGCCACGCCGCAATTTGGACGCGCGTATCTGGCGTCACATACGAAGAATGCGAAAACTCCGGACTCTTCAGGACGGCGAATTTTCTATCGGCAACAACGAAAGCGATTATGCCAACAACCACCAAAATGCCCAAAGCCGCAAACAACAGCACCCAGAGCTTCTTCAAGATTTGCCCCCTTCTAAGTGACATCCATTGGTTTCCGCGTCACGCAAGCCCAGATCGTAAGCCTATGAACTTGCCAAGTCAACACAGCTTTTCCTGGCGCTGGCTCATACCCGGTTTTCCGCGGTCACAAACTGGGGCGGTGGTTCATAACAGAAGATAAGGAGAAAGGCGTTTGCGGCCATTTTCTTGTTTCCCGGGGGAAAGGGCGGGAGCAGCGGGGCACAAAGCAGGGGCATAAGGAAAGGCCGGCGGTCGCGATGCCGCCGGCCCTGTTCCCAACCCAATGGTATTGCAGATACGTTAACGTACCGCTGCGCGTGGAATATCTATGTAAGTAGACCCCATCATCACCTTGGTTCGCTTCGGGGCCGTATGTGCATGCTTGAGACTTGCTATGGCGCGAAGATAGAAGGCGTGGTCGACCGCCAGGTCCCGCTCCTGGACTTTTGCTTTCATGCTTTCGAACGCCTGAAGGGCGATGTCTTTTCTACCGACCCGCTGCGCGGCCACGATCCACCAATACAGTTGGTCCGGGGACAATCCTGTCATGTTGGGGAATCGCCGGTACGTCGCAAGGACGGTGTCTCTCCGATCATGCCACTCTGAGGGGCCCAGGGCCACGACAAAGAGATTTGCCAACCCCGCCGGATAAAACTCGCCCGTGTCTTCCACGGTGACCGTTGCGTCCCCTGCTTTAGCCCATGCGTAAAGGCCGTCCTCGCCGCGAAGCTGGTCGAACGCTTTTTTCATATCGCGGCGTGTGTAATACACTTCGTGCACCCAGGCATAGTCACGGAGGAGCTGGGCGATTTGCCGCGAATGCCAAAGCGCTTCGAAAACCTCCGCATTGTCCATAACGTACTTGTACGGCGAGTCCGGCTTGGCGTAGGTCAACCCGTCCACGTCGAGGGTCGATAACATCGCCTTGTGCGCTCCAAAAATCTTACCCATTTCACGCAACACGAACCGGTGGTCTTGGGTCAGCATCCGGCGCATGTTCACGCACATCAGGAAGGTTGCGGCATACGAATCCGTCGCGTCGCATTCGCCGGTGGATTCGTAGTTGCTGACGGTTCCCTTGTAGTCATGAATGACGCCCCGGAGATCCATGTGTTTGAAATACCAATCCGTCCACTTGATTCCGCCTTCGAGGTATTTCTTATCGTCGGTAATCTGATAGGCTTCGAACAACCCGAGGGCGGCATAGTTGCCAAAGTACGGCGAAATCGTGATTTGGTCGCCCGATTGCTGGTGGATGATCGCACCGTCAGCGAGTTGCTTTGACAAGATAGCGTCCGCATGTTCGCAGATCTCGCCCTTCGGCGTCATCGCAACCAGAAAGATGAGTAGGGCTTGCATCATTTGCTCCTTCCCGGCGTCACAAAACATAAACTCCCACGCTGTTATTATGCCTCAACAACAGCAAAAGTTCCTGTAAACTCCGTACAACTCCCCTCAACACCCGTTTTCGGCCGGTTTGTTCCCCCTGGCCTCGCACCTGTTTGCAGGAAAAAGGCTTACGAGATCGACACCCCCGGTGCCTCGACTTCTGACGGAAACATGAAATCCTGCGGCTCGACCACAACGACGCCGCGGGGCGTCACCCGGAACCGCCGCATGTCCTCATCGGAATCATACCCGATAACCACGTCTTCCGGCACATGCACCCCCGTGTCTACGATGGCTCTGCGCACACGTGCCCGACGGCCTATGGAGACCTCGGGCATGAGGATGCATTCTTCCACGTACGAATAGCTGTTCACGCGGACCTCAGGCGAGAGCACGCTCCGCCGGACCATGCCGCCGCTGATGATGCACCCGGGGCTGACTATCGAGTCGATCGCGACCCCAAACCGGATGCCCTCGTCGGCAAACACAAATTTTGCCGGGGGGACCATGGGCAGTTTGGTGCGGACCGGCCATTCCCGGTCGTAGAGGTTGAACAGGGGGTCCACCGCCACGAAATCCATGTTGGCTTCCCAGAACGAGTCTAATGTGCCCACATCCCGCCAGTACTTGGCCTCTTTTCGGTTCTCGTCGACAAAGGGGTAGACATATACCGGGTCGGTTTCCACTAGCCGCGGGATGATGTCTTTGCCGAAATCGTGGGAGCTCATCCGTTCGGCATCGTCGTAACAGGCGCGAATAAGGGTGTCTTTATCGAATACGTAGACGCCCATCGAGGCCAGCGTTGTGCTGGGGTTGTGGGGCGACGGCCGCGGTTTTTCCGGTTTTTCCTGGAACCCGGTCACGCGGTCATCGCTATCGACCTCCAGTATCCCGAAGCGGTTTCCTTCGGCGAGAGGGACCTCGAGGGCCGCGAGCGTTACGGCAGCGCCTTTTGCCCTGTGGAACGTCACCATCTTCTGGTAGTCCATTTTGTAGATATGGTCGCCGGACAGGACCATCACCTCACGGCAGTCGATCGGGTCTATCGAGTACAGATTCTGGTAGATGGCGTCCGCGGTGCCCAAGTACCAGTTGTCGCCCGTGCGTTTCTGAGCAGGGATAACCTCGATGAACTCGCTCCATTCGGGGTACGACAAGTTCCACGCAGAGTGGATATGACGAATCAGGGACAGCGACTTGTATTGAACCAGAACCAGGATCTTGCGGATTTGCGAGTTGATGCAGTTTGAGAGCGTAAAATCAATGATGCGGTACATTCCGCCGAAATGCACTGCGGGCTTGGCTTCGTTGCGCGTCAGGGGGTACAGCCGTTCGCCCGCGCCGCCCGCCAATACCACGGCGAGCACGTCTTTCATGCTGTGCCGGTCATCCATGCTACGCCTCCAATCCGACAAACGCCCTGCATGGAGCGCCATCCCCGTTTCGGACCGCCAACGGCAGCACTATGAATTCACATTCTCCCGCCCCAACCGCTCCCAGTTCAAGGCCTTCCACCACGAGCACAGCGGCTTCCAGAAGGATGCGGTGTACCA
Proteins encoded in this window:
- the def gene encoding peptide deformylase, producing the protein MNIVLYPDEPLQGTAALVEDFGPKLEMLAADMFKAMYENEGVGLAAPQVGIPQRFFVCHDPESEPLCLVNPEILDMEGNETVDEGCLSLPQIYAPVQRATRIRVRASDPSGNALDFEARDLLARIIQHETDHLYGRIFLDRVDILTRQAKLKEWEELRPSLISAAPLQ
- the recR gene encoding recombination mediator RecR, whose amino-acid sequence is MSDTPVFEQLIEAFRRLPGIGKRSAERLALHILSAPENEAFILSDALLQARKHIVRCSICCDLSDGDPCAICANAGRDNGVICVVEQPSGAMAIEKAGTYKGLYHVLHGALNPLEGIGPDELTVDRLLRRISSGVREVIVATNATTEGEATALYLSRIIGQRFGTPVTRIAHGVPMGSGLEYADDATLAHALEGRKRV
- the glgC gene encoding glucose-1-phosphate adenylyltransferase — translated: MDDRHSMKDVLAVVLAGGAGERLYPLTRNEAKPAVHFGGMYRIIDFTLSNCINSQIRKILVLVQYKSLSLIRHIHSAWNLSYPEWSEFIEVIPAQKRTGDNWYLGTADAIYQNLYSIDPIDCREVMVLSGDHIYKMDYQKMVTFHRAKGAAVTLAALEVPLAEGNRFGILEVDSDDRVTGFQEKPEKPRPSPHNPSTTLASMGVYVFDKDTLIRACYDDAERMSSHDFGKDIIPRLVETDPVYVYPFVDENRKEAKYWRDVGTLDSFWEANMDFVAVDPLFNLYDREWPVRTKLPMVPPAKFVFADEGIRFGVAIDSIVSPGCIISGGMVRRSVLSPEVRVNSYSYVEECILMPEVSIGRRARVRRAIVDTGVHVPEDVVIGYDSDEDMRRFRVTPRGVVVVEPQDFMFPSEVEAPGVSIS